ACGCGTCTACGAGCCGGGACGCGGTCGCTGGTGAGAGCGAAGCGGGTTTGAAAACGACGGTGTTACCGCTCACGAGAGCGGGTGCGATTTTCCACGTCGGGATCGCGATCGGGAAATTCCACGGTGTAATGATTCCCGCCGTCCCCCACGGTTCACGCTTTGTGAATAGCACTGTCCCGTCGGTCGCGCTCGGGGGTGCGGTCCCGCCGTAGTCACGTGCGATCTGTGCGTAGTACTCCAAGAGATCGATCGTTCGCTGGACCTCTCCCCGACTCCCACCAATCGTCTTACCTGTTTCGTCGGCGATCAGTTGGCTGAGTGACTCCCGTTCGTCCTCAATGATCCGAGCAGCGTCCCGAAGATATGACCCCCGCTCGTGAGCGG
The Haloferax sp. Atlit-12N DNA segment above includes these coding regions:
- a CDS encoding aldehyde dehydrogenase, whose amino-acid sequence is MASELSAQLYLNGSWCSSSGNSEVVSRNPAAPDEEIATFPAATVADTEDAISASVAAQDEWAAMSAHERGSYLRDAARIIEDERESLSQLIADETGKTIGGSRGEVQRTIDLLEYYAQIARDYGGTAPPSATDGTVLFTKREPWGTAGIITPWNFPIAIPTWKIAPALVSGNTVVFKPASLSPATASRLVDAFDQVGLPDGVLNFVPGSGSTVGDAIATSQDVDALSFTGS